The DNA window TTGGAGTGTCATGTCCTGATCTTTCATTGCTTTGCTGATAAAAGCCCCAGTGTAGCATTTTGCTGTGGCAAAACCTGAGCTTTTAGTAGTGTCATATTTTCTATCTTGGAAATAGCTTTGCTTTCAAATTGCCACTCAGTCTGGTGGCCATCACCATCCCAGGTACACTTTGCCAGCACAAACAAGTAAAGTGCTGCTTGTACAGACTTCAGGTTTACCAGCAATAATTGCATTAGAATAATTTCACTCAAGAGTTTGAGTACAACACTTGTTGGCAGTTGAAGCAATTTTTACTGAGTCTGAACAACAGTGCCTTTTAGGGTAAATATGTTATGTTCTGGGTTGATATGCCATAGTGCCTTATTCTACTAAAATTTAAGGTATTTACTGAAACACATTGCAACTCCAAGATTAGCCAAAGTGACAAaactttcttatttctttttctatcatCCATTAATCTATTTGGAATTCAATACGTTAAAAAAACTTTCAAGCTCATCATACAGCATTGCTGAATATTGCTGTGCTATTGATTACACATATGGAGAGGTTGCTCCAGAAAAACAGTAACTGGACAGCATTGTGGCTATGGAGAATTTGGGAATGCCACCAAAATCACCACTGGGATGCCATATGAGTACAACTGTAAGAGAAGGAGCAGTTGCTTCTCCTCAATCTATCTTCAATGtattctctgctttctctcctcAAAGTTTTCTCTGCAGCCTAaatccttctttcttctcctatTAGCTCAGGACCTCTAAAGGGTGTTTCCCATCCCAGGGCTGAAACTtagtatttatttctgtaacagtCTTCCTATAGTTATTCTGTAACATTTTTCCAATTCTCatattttttgataaaaaaagGACATACGACTGTCACAATTTTGCAACTACAACCAATTTTGAGGTGGTGATTTGTTATATTTTGGAAAAAGgtcagcagcagaaacaaaaccagtgcTCCAGGAATGGCAGGGCTCTATCCCATGCTGAATTCCAAGGACACTTTTCTTGCTGTCAGCCTGCTCTCTGACTGCTGTGCCAAGACAAGTGATGCATGGGGAACCTGAGGAAGAAGCAGGCACAGACATCAGCTTGGGCACACAGGGCAGCTGATGGACTTTTCATCTTGTGACTGAAGAACAGCTCATAGCACAGTGGAGTTTCATTAAAACTACACATCTCATGTTCACTGCTCATGAGCGAACTTTCTCCACTTTCATTTATCTCTAAAAGACAGAACCAAAGGCTTTATACTTTTgtttccccccccttttttttttttttttttttttttttttcctcatgtagGAAACTTACTGTCCTTGAAACTGCTTTGCCATTAATTTAGAGAGGTCACAAAATCACAAAAcccacatggctgcagctgggctgctgctggtcccCTGGGGCTTGGCCTCTGTCACAGCTGCCCAGACATCTCCACATACACAGAGCATTCTCACTGCTGGAACCTCACTGCCGGGGCTGGGAACAGCACCTGCATCCTCGAAGCACCTCTGGCTTCCACATGAGTTTGCTCAACTAAATGAAGATACACCacagtttctgtgtttttcaaaCAGATAACAGATGACATTACAAAGTCACAATGGCATCGGTGAACTTAACAGATGCAAAACTCAAAGCACTGATCtattttgaagataaaaatgttaataacaTAGTGTACATGATGAATATAAATTTTCTCTCCCAAAACAATGACATTTCCTGAATAAAAGTTGCTTGGACTTTACTTGCTATCCAAATTACTGGCCTTCTACATTCAGCTGTTACATGAGTAACCTTGGGTTTATCAAAATTCTCTGTTCTACTGCTAAAGATGACaaaattttcccatttcaaCATATGTCTCACTGGGTTTATTACCACAGATATCTtggaatatgaaaaatattaaaatcttaaaatagtTTCAAGAAAGTGTGTTTCATTACCTAAAAGAGAGCAGAGACAGTTTTACCTGTGAGAAATTCTGAACCACCTGATAAATTGTtatgataataataattacaaaacAGTATTATTAATGCAACATAAatggttgatttttttcaaaccaGCTTTCACATATTTAGCTCAATGATACTTTGAAGGTAGAAGTTTACTTAGAAGTGCAGTATTTGTATACTGTACAGCAAAATGCACAGGaagtaaaattattattatatggGAGAAATCCTCTGTATGTATCAATGCTGAGATAATAAGATTGAGAAATACCCAAAACTTAGGTATGTGAAATTAAAGTAACTTAAATGATGTTCGTGAGCCCCCCCACATCCCATATCAACAACTGAAATCCTATTTTAGGGATCATTAAAGAACAGAACTTTGCTCAAAGAACAGTCTGTAAACTTTGCTTGAACGGCAAAACATTGTAAACAtgcatatatattaaaaatttcaaGCCTTTATACTTACACTACTGAAATTATATATCTGCAGTGTTGGCATTGTATCTTTGTGAAGTTCAACAGCAAGAGATACATCAACCTTTCCATGGACAACTAACTTATTGCTAAGTCAAAAAAACCAGTTATGGACTTACTTCATTTAAAAGCAGTCTTATTGAAAAATAGCATTGAACAGTGTATTAGATAggtacagaaaaataaaattacccaAAAGAACTTCCCACATGGTTCATTTTGAAAACTCAGTTGTTCTCCTGATACTGGTAAATCAATGAACTAATGTAGCAAATCCCTGCGCCTGCACACAGTTCAAACCCTTCTTTCACTTCCGTGCTCCTTATGCTCCTCAGGCACTGAAACCCAGGATTGACaccaaagctgcagctgtgtctCAGTAACTTCTcctagaaataatttaaatgcacTTTCTACATTACCAGAATAATGACAGTAAGTCAGACTTGTTGACGCATTTTATTGTGAGATGGGGAGTCTGGTAAAAAACTAGAAAATGACCATGATGTAACAAGGAacttaaaaatgaagtttcagATTTGTAACATACATACATGAATACAGGAACAAATTGGCACAAAAATGTTAAACATTGTTCCCAACACTGTTTTATAAGATTATTCTAATTTGGCTTACTAAGGAAATGAGAGTTTTATGGTTAGACTAATCTCTTAATAAAACTGCAGAGTAACATGCTATTAGTCACACAGTGAATTTCAAAATTTAAGAGCTTTATATTAAAAACTGGGTAAAGGTAAAATGAATTGATTGCAATTGTAAAATTAATACATTCCcattttaattcttctgttCTACAGTCCAAGGCAAGTATAAATGTTAACATAACACTGTTAAATCAAATCTCAATGCAAGAGAACCGATTGCATCTCTACTTTAAATCTTATCAACTTTCCAAATTTTCATACTAAAATATATTATTGTATTAATACAAACTACAGTATTATACACTACACTGTgtaataaataaagaaatataaaaataagacaCATAAATATAAAAGTTTTCTAAAACTAAAAAGGTACATATGTCAGTAAGAAGGGTATTAATACTGCCAGGTTTGAAGACATACAGTACAAAATGTTGCACAGATCTATAaactaaaagaaataaaataatactgatAGGTAAAAATCAGCTAACATTGTTAATAAATGGGGTCCATAATAACTAACATTTGAAAATACTTATGAGCCAGATAACATGTAATGTATGTGTCTGAAATTAAAGTAAACCAATAAAGCAATAAAGCAGATTAGAAAATTTCCCTTGTAATTATTGTAGAGAAATTCTGCAAGTCAGGTATTAACCCAAAATACCaccaaataattaaataatgaaatatacCAGTGTTCTTACTTCTCTGATGGCTGagtgttttttccccatgaacAGTTTAGAAGTTTGATACAAATCAACAAATGCTAGTTATTGTAGGCCACGCATTGGATAAAGGCTGCTTAGAGCCTTTGTAATACTGATAAATGGCACTTACAGCACATAGGTCTTGCATAAGGCCAAAGGAGATACAAAGCTTCATATCATATCCTTCATATTGTTACTACATACTCAAAACACAATTACAAACACTGTTTTTGACAACTTTCCTGTCCTTACCAGTATTAACACTGTTAGTCCCTGCAATCAGAACTCAACGACAATCTTCTCAACTACATTTTTAACCACATGAGTAAGAAACTTCAGTTCTTCTATCATCTTCTTCCTTAAGGCTAACAATACACTTTAAATGATAATATGCTCTACTACAACATCTAATGTCATAAACTGCTACCTTCTAGGTTGAATGTACAAAGGTAGCCAAGCACTGTTTGCAACTGCATTACACGTCTCTGCAAAAGGGAATTTTGTAGTGCAGAAGTTCTCACATTgtaaaacataagaaaatacTGAAGCGGATTTAGGAAATGTtttaccataaaaaaaaaaaatcatataaatcTCTCCCAATTgtacagtttaaaaattaatcaacttaagaatgaaaattaatactgataaaacaaacaaTGCCAGATGCTTGTCTAATAATCAGGTTTCCTACAACCTGTTAAATCTTTGCTTCCAGAGTCACTGTATTTTTCTAATCTGCTTCATGTTATAAACTTGTTCCTAACTttgaaaactgtgaaaaattacTAAGTTTGAGGTTCAGGCACacctggatttattttttttttcttttcatttttttaatatatatttttttttacacagtAGTGAACAGAAATCACAGTATACAGGCTACTGCGTTTCCATGAAAAGCATGTATAATATAGAAGGAACTTCAttaccaatttattttttccttatagaAAAAACCTAGCATGTAAGctttattcattattttcttctgacacCTGCCCATTATTTTGTATAACTTCTGGTTCTGCATTGCTTGCTTGATTTACAGCTTCATCGTTCTTGTCACCTTcagttttcccttcttcctcttctactgctgcttcttcttctgCATCCCCTACTTCTTGTAGTTCCctacattctttttcttcctgaagtcCCTCTAtgtctttttcttcatcctcctcttcctctttttcactgtattcctcctcttccctggtTAGGCTCTCCCTCTCATCCGAGTCGATCTGCGAGGGGGACGCCCTGACCACCACGTGCTCGCTGCTCAGGACCTCGGGGCCCATCTCCTCGGGCTCGGCGCTGTCGCGCTCCTCCGTCTCCCTTTTGCAGTAGGAGTAGCGGTGGTTCATGTGTTGAGAGTAAGACCCCGAGTGTGAAAACCTCTTTCCACACTTGTCACATTGGTAGGGCTTTTCCCCAGAATGCAGTCGCATGTGTTCAATCAAATGGTGTTTGTGTTTAAATGCTTTTGTACAGATTCCACACTCGTGAGGTCTTTTACCtataaaataaagcacaaacTATTGGGTATCTTGTAgctgaagtttttaaaatgcacactGCTGTTTTCATTGTAAAATGCTGTTGGTGAACATATTAGCatcaattaaattttatataacAAGATGTTCTACTCCATGCATTATCAGCCTGAGTTTCTCTCCTGAGCCCAAAGGACGAAGGTGCAAGGGTACATTGTCACAATCACTACAGAATTTGTAAGTTTTTTAGGAGAACTCATCATAGGAGGATAAAGATATTCTTACATATAACTTCTAGCACAAAAAAGGTGCAAATATAAATTAGAAAATGAGACATTTTTCTTGCATaaacttttttaaatttaaaccaTTTTAACTTTTCTATATTGATGGCAATTTAAAATCAGCTAAGCTTTTACATTAGTTTTGGTGTACCAAGTCCTTCCATGatacaggaaaaaggaaaaatcattcTAAAATCTGGGCTGGATGCTTTATGTACAAAACTTGCATTGACATGAAATAAATCTGTTTCACTCAGTGTGTTTCTGCTCTTTTGCaattactgtcttttttttagagtttttaTAAATGTATCAGGAGCCTAGTAgtgttattttgattttaactTTTAAAGTTGTTACACAAACCAACTTTGCAGTCTTAGCTCAGACATAAAAGACAAAGACAGTAAGACATCAAGTTTCTGGTCACACTACACAGATGACCAGCACATCCATGTCATCTCATGCCAAACAAGCAACGAGGCAGGTGTTGGTCTCTCTTCCCAAgaaacaagtgacaggacaagaggaaatggcctcaagttgtgccaggggaggtttagattggaaattaggaaaagtttcttctccaaaagggttgtcaagcagTGGTTGCCCAGGGAACCATCTCTGGAGGTACTTAAAAGACAAGTAGATGTGGCACTTTTGGGATGTGGTTTACcagtggacttggcagtgctgggttaatggctggagtcaatgatcttaaaggtcttttccaacctaaatgattctatgattttgaaTGTTACATTGAAGTTAAAACTGGAAGGGGAAGAACAATTCTACTAGGAAAAGGAGGAGTTAAAAGGGTCTCAGGACAGCTTAGGTATGAAATTAGATACCCTTAATGAATACAACTTGAGAAAATTGatcaagacaaaaaaagaatttgttgtgcttttaattttatatgtGAGATAACACTAAAGTGttaatatacaaaatataattaatataataattcaGCTACTCTGTGAACCAAGAAAGTAGAGCACCATGAAAAGAGTAGCCAAAAGTTCTAAAGTGTTTACTTTATGGatgtggggaaagaaaagataacAGAGCCAGCAAGAAAGGAATATATAATACAAAACCCAATATATATTTGGCACCTAACcaataaaagaaagaattcttACTTTAAGACATCACAGAGGAAATAAGAGAGCAAGAGgtattaaaataatcttaaagATACCAGAACTGGAGCCAAAATGAACAActatgagaaattaaaaataaaaatcaaagccaaaAGGGTGTTCATTAGCAGTTAGATTCTATGTCTAATGAATAGCTGAAGCTGTTAACTTCAGGGCATTATAAATGTGGCTCAATTGGAAAATCCTTCATGCCAGATAGGCACGCTGTTTTTCATGCACAGTATCAAATACATACACgatccttttttttccagtttttctttttaattttttcaaaatttatatCCAGGCAAGGTAATTTATAAGTAATATATCCTCATCTGAGGATATAATATATCCTCATCTGTGAGCTGCAGCTCACAGATGATTATCCACAAGCCAGATGCAAAAACTCCCCTTTTTCTATTTAAGGTTTAGGTCTAAcaaatttaaagaaagacaGAATTGCTGTTCTGTCAAAGAAATATACAAAACCAGGGGTTTCTAAAGAAAGCTTAGCACGGATAGTAAGGACTGCTACACTTCTCTACACTGTCTGAGAACTGCATTCCAGTTGAGATTATCAGTTACATGTTACCAAAGAAATAACAATCAGAAAAGTCTTTTCCTAGTACATACCTGTGTGTTCATACTTATGTCTCAATAATGAGCTGCTCTTCTGGAATATTTTGTCACATAAATCACATGCATACATcccattttctgtctttctcatttttttctttgggggTGTTGAATCAGAATCGTTTTGATCTTCTAAATTGGATATTCCTTCTGAGCTAGTGTCTTGCCTTTCATCcttcagaaaaattacaaaaataagtTAACTTCAATTAAAAAAGTCACCCACGTAAACTGAAGCTGCTATTCCCACTCAATTCCATAAATAGCCAAACAAAATTGCTTAGACttccacaatttaaaaaaatcctttactgCATTGTTCTGCTTTGCAGTCTTTGCCACCAACCAGATGCAGATTTCCTCACTGGGACTGGTTTTAATCACATCCAAATATGACTGTTGGCCAGGCCTAAGCTATGCTGGTGTGCCATATTTTAGGGAccataaaataaatgcaatattaCAGACCTGTAAAGCACTTCAGTGAGTGGGAAGAGCAAATTTGCCACCTAACTGCATTTTTCAGCTAATGCTGGTCACCTACCTTTTGCTGCTTCACAGATTTTATGAAGTTAAAAGACTGTTTTTGCTGAAGTTTTCAcaaaaaagctatttaaattACCATTCAAATTTGCATATTTGACTACCCTCTTCCTTGTGAAACTACCACAAGTATTATTTAACCCAAAATTTAGGGGACTTCAAACACTGTCATTAGTAAATAGTTaacaaaagaataaacaaaaaacaaaatagtaaaaaaaaagtaaacaaaaatataattgttGTGTATTTCTAAGCATTTTAAGCTTCCCTGTAAAAGCACAGTATTTTCTACTGACATCAGCAGCATGTACATGTTAGCCTCAAACTTTTAATATAAGCAGCCTTGTAGCTCTTCAAGGCTCCTCAGTCTCTGGCAATACAGAAGCCTGAATAAAATGCTAGACTGCCAATTTCTAAGATTTAAGTAGAAACACTCAGCCACTTTTCTGTTCTGCCCTGTCTCTACCTTAATGTTCACAGATGATTCTCAGGAGGTCTGACCCCAATTAAATCACATCTGGATGTACCCAGGGAGGAACAAGCTGGGATACAGGAATGGCAGATGAAGATAAATATCTCCCTGACTTTCAATTGAGAATATATCTGCATTTTGTTTAAAGTGACATTACGGTGTAGGATGAATTCAGCTACTCTGCAAACcaaggaagcagagcagcacaaaagGAGTAACCAAGAGTTCCaaagagtttattttctgaatatgGGGAAAGAGGAGATTCAGAGCcagcaaaaaacaaaagccatgtttttattttgctttttgatcAGAGGCATTAGATAGTCTTTAAAATAGTCAGCACTAATGTCCTAGAAGATTAAATATGGAGAATAACTGAGTTGTCCACGTACAATAGTTTCTGTTAGTCTGGATTCAAGCTGCCTGAGCTAACTAGCTGTGCAGAGGGCACAACAGTAATATCTATTACCTATTTACAATCAAGTCAAATAAGCCTGATagctgtatttatatttttatttagttcaCCTTGATAGTTTTCTGTTAGTTCAGCACAGATACAGATCGAATACATCATACGTACATCATGTAGGAATATGGGGACCGAAGTACCTGATTTCCATTGGCTTGGGTCTGTTTTGGTGGTGTCTCATGAACTGCAGGACTAACTGTAGTAGAGTATGTATAAGCCACCTGTGGAATCAAAATGGTTTGCTTATTGGCAGCGAGAGCTCTCAAGCAGGGAACACTGTTCTGGTCAGCAATGGCAACAATTGTAGGTAACTGGGCAGTGACTGTAGGTATAGCAATATTTATGGGATTGGCACTTGGTGGGATTACATTTACAATAGGATCAGAGTCTGTAACACTGTTGTCCTTTTGTGGTTCTTTTTTTGCACAAGTTAAGTTCAAAGGTTCTTCTTGGACAGAATAAACACTGTTCTGGTAAACACTAGTTATGGTAGATCTTTCCAACAGTTCTCCATGTTGCTTTGGTAGCGAAAGGTCAAGAGGTTCTATTTGTGGCTCTTCTTGTACACCCTCTGCCGTGTACGTGTAACCCTGTGAATTTCTTGATGAAGAAAGGTTTAGTGGTGATGCAGATGGCGTGCTACTGTGTGAACCATTCAGAGTTGAAGTCCCTGGTAAAGTCTGAGATTTCGTTGTACTGACAGGATTTTGTGAGTTGTTTGTGCTGTTCTGGGGTTCGCTCACAGTTGAAGTTGCTGCTTGATCATCATTGTCTGCAGGACTGCTTAATTTAACTTGTTCAGGAGAAGATGGTCCAGAAGACTGCACAGAAATTTGTCCAGCTTGCATTTTTTCAAACCACTTTTTTACCACATCCAGTGGTAGGTTTACAGAATCTGCTATTTTTGAAAGCTCTTCTGCGCTTGGTTGTGCATTTAATGCATAATACGCTTTTAGGAGCGACAGAAGGTTCTTTAAAGGTGGCTGACCAGGAGACAAGTTGTTCTCCCCGGCTTCTGATGGGACAGGGGACTCGGGTTTCTCAGCTTCTGCTCCACTGGGCTGGGGAAGCTGAGGAGGGCTTTTTGTTTCATAGTGCTTTAATTCTTGAAGTGCATTAAGATCTCCTGGACAGTCATCACAAAGAAGACAAGTGCTATCGTTGGTCTCTCCTTCAAAGTTCTTATCTTTCTCAGACTTCACTGTGAGATCTTGTggtaatttctcatttttgcaACTATTTGCAGGAagagagttttctttttttagattttGTGGAACAACCTGAAGTTGACTTGGCTGCTCCAAGCTGTAGTTGATAATAATTTTGGTTGTCCCATCTTGGTCAACCAAAGGAAGACTGATAGCTGAAATGAGGGAATGGCCAGGTTGTTGTATAGATGCATTGTTGATTGTTTCTTGTTCTTTGGACGCAAGATTAGCATGATTGTTTTCCAGTACTTGCCTTATTACGTTACCATCCACTGCCACTTTTAGTACATTTTGAATGTCACTTAAATTGATGCTTATGGGAGACACCAGACCTACTGTTGGTAGAACAACAGCTTGCACCACACCCTGAGGAGAACTGGTTGCCTGCAACGGGCTACCACCACTAAAAACCCCATTTTGCAAAGGGGTTGAACAATTAATTCCTGAAGCAACCACTATGGGCTTGAATTCATAATCCACAGGTTCAGTTTTAATTTGGTTAAGAGGAAGCTGCTCTTGCAAGggtttattttctattttttgtcgTATCTGTGGTCTTGCTGGGCTACCTGGTGATgcagaaagggaaggggaggagcaCTGAGACATCTTGAGCCCTGACCGGGCTCGACCATTCACGGGCATCAAACCAATACACTTCTTACTGCTTATGTGTGAACTGTATGAACCAGAATGGGAAAAACGTTTCTTGCAGTTTGGGCACTCATATGGCTTCTCTCctaaacataagaaaaaataaaaaagaaaagagaaaaggcatATGCAACAGTTAACCAGGTTACAGCGTAACTTCATCAAACAATAATTACCAGAACAAATACATCATAATGACCTCCTAAAGAgtcctaggggaaaaaaaaatcttatctaGTGAATTGAACAGTAAGAGTATAGCTCTGAGTCAAGGCTCCTTTAATAAGTTTGTGATCCACTAGATATAGGATGGAGCCCACATGATCATGTGTTCCAGTATTTCTCTATTTGacaattacatattttattgaACTTCATTAAAGTTGTACCATCACTAACTTCTTATATAACATTTCTTATAACTTATCTAATAAATTGTGTCCTGAGTCTACTTTAATATGACTAATCTCAAATGATGTCAATTACAGCCGCAGGAGGAATGCACATTTCTTATGTCCTGATTATTATCAATTAAAATTCTCTAGCAAGGCTTGTAACACACAGAATGATCTGCAAAcattgaagaaaaaacagacaagTGCAAAGGACCAGAAAGATGTCCCCATTTCTTTTGCAACAAGTCAAGTTTTCCTTCATTGTAAGAGATTAAGTTGTAACTGTAAATCCTCTTGAGTTTTTCTACATATTTCCCACACACAGCTGAAGGCTGTAGTCAGTGCTTGCAgtattccagaggaaaaaatataaggaaaacaCTAGTATTTTAAACTTACACTTACAAGACTGCTATTACATCAACATTATAAAGAGCAGAAATGGCAACATTTGTACTCAATTCAATGCTTGATTTATTTACCACTGTGGATTCGTAGGTGCTCCTTTAGGTgatgtttatatttaaaagcttttccacaTTCAGTGCACTTGAATTTTCGATTCCCACTAGACTGCGTCACATGTCTCTGTAAGAAAGAAGTCTTAATTATTGTACAGGACAGCATCTTGCAGAAACACTTTGTATTTTCACATTGCATCAGAGAAAATGCCATACAAACCCAAAAAGAATCAACCATAACTGTAAGAGATTCAAGGTGGtatggaaaaaggaaacaaattacAAATCAGGTGAAAACTGAGGCAAACATTTCTTCTGAATAAATCTGatacaggagaaagaaagaaacaaaacaaactcaaaatATAGTTGCCCCTTCTCCTAAATTCAGGTGAAGTTTACACTGACATGTTAGTAGGAAGTTCCAGGATGAATGCTAGTTCTACTTGTGAAAGCAAAACCATCagggaaaaaccccaagcccAGTACCCACAGAATATTTCATGCAGGATAGAAAAACATTAAAGTCTATAGAAACCTGTTTAAACTTTAATCGGTTGACTTGATTTTTCCATTTACATGCTTCCAGGGCTTACTGTTGGCCTTGGATCCCTCTATACAATGATGCCACAGGACTGCTCAAGAGAAGGTAGCTTAGTGACAATAAAGGTACTCTTGGTCACAattaatttgcaaaataaatgtgagaaaccaaaccaaaacaaataaaaatatggagGGGTTTCCCAAGTACACAACACCAAACCTCTTCACCATTTGCACTGAAGGtctgtgattatttttgttAGATTTTGCCTTGTGAGAGCATTTATTGTTAAGTTCtaaattgttcttatctttATTGCTAtactagtttaaaaaaaagcaaaagcaaagacagatatgtaaatatatgtaGTATTTACGTGACACATATATtcaaaatctttaattttaccACAAACTCTATATGTCTatgaatgtgtatttttaaggACAAAAATTACATGCACTTTTAAAGTTGAAATAGTTTAATTACCAACAAAAAACAGAGGAACTAGGAATTTTTCTGTTCAAACAACTTGTTTATTagaaaaacccagcagctcctttttAAGTAGAGCTCACTTCGCAAAACGATACTCTACCACTATTGGGATGCACTGCAGATTTTTGGTAACTGGGGTAAGCATTTTTATAAACTCATGAACAGAGCTGTTCATGGACTCTAGGGACTAGCAGGCTGCTCACCACCACCAGCAGGTGTGGATCAGCTGCCTCTGGTGTGAAAGCATGGGGGGAACTCCTACCCCTGGCTCTGGCCTGCTGTgcttggcagcactgggagcagatGCTCACCAGGTGCTAGCACTCTTCCTGAGCACAGACAGGACAAATAGGGGCTGAGAACTGTGCTGGAGAAGCAGGGATGGATAACACACAGGATGATGACCCTGCTGCGAGACATGCCTGCAGATCTGAAGAACCTGCGGCTGTGCAGGTTGCTGGATGAAAGTCTGAACTCTCTGCTATGAGATATGCTGTCCAAATTATCAATCCTTCCTGTTCTACTCCCTGTCCTCCTTTAACAGAAGACAAATTGAAATAAGATCATCTAAATTACTTCCATATACTCTAATTCAACAGTTCCCTTGGGAAAGCATTTGGTTAAGCTGCAGATTTTACCTCTCAGCAGACACTGCTCCCATCCTGCTCAGGAcgagcagctccctgcctcccctgggctctgcagtgaGTTCTCCACTCGAATTTATCCCGATTAGCACCTGACCCTCATTCCCGGGTTTGTCAGCTGTCTTTTGCTAGTTCACATGGCTTTTCAGCTCTGTTTAACTAAGTCCCTTGAAGATGATGTTCTAGAAGACTGTGACTGACTCACTGCATTTCACTTTAATGATCCAAT is part of the Vidua chalybeata isolate OUT-0048 chromosome 1, bVidCha1 merged haplotype, whole genome shotgun sequence genome and encodes:
- the ZEB1 gene encoding zinc finger E-box-binding homeobox 1 isoform X2, with the protein product MADGPRCKRRKQPNPRRNNVTNYNNVVEANSDSDDEDKLHIVEEESVTDAADCDASVPEDDLPTDHIVLPENSEREGSTNSCWEDEVKEDECDSDAENEQNHDPNVEEFLKQEDTAVIYPEAPEEDQRQGTPEASGQDENGTPDAFSQLLTCPYCDRGYKRFTSLKEHIKYRHEKNEDNFSCSLCSYTFAYRTQLDRHMTSHKSGRDPRHVTQSSGNRKFKCTECGKAFKYKHHLKEHLRIHSGEKPYECPNCKKRFSHSGSYSSHISSKKCIGLMPVNGRARSGLKMSQCSSPSLSASPGSPARPQIRQKIENKPLQEQLPLNQIKTEPVDYEFKPIVVASGINCSTPLQNGVFSGGSPLQATSSPQGVVQAVVLPTVGLVSPISINLSDIQNVLKVAVDGNVIRQVLENNHANLASKEQETINNASIQQPGHSLISAISLPLVDQDGTTKIIINYSLEQPSQLQVVPQNLKKENSLPANSCKNEKLPQDLTVKSEKDKNFEGETNDSTCLLCDDCPGDLNALQELKHYETKSPPQLPQPSGAEAEKPESPVPSEAGENNLSPGQPPLKNLLSLLKAYYALNAQPSAEELSKIADSVNLPLDVVKKWFEKMQAGQISVQSSGPSSPEQVKLSSPADNDDQAATSTVSEPQNSTNNSQNPVSTTKSQTLPGTSTLNGSHSSTPSASPLNLSSSRNSQGYTYTAEGVQEEPQIEPLDLSLPKQHGELLERSTITSVYQNSVYSVQEEPLNLTCAKKEPQKDNSVTDSDPIVNVIPPSANPINIAIPTVTAQLPTIVAIADQNSVPCLRALAANKQTILIPQVAYTYSTTVSPAVHETPPKQTQANGNQDERQDTSSEGISNLEDQNDSDSTPPKKKMRKTENGMYACDLCDKIFQKSSSLLRHKYEHTGKRPHECGICTKAFKHKHHLIEHMRLHSGEKPYQCDKCGKRFSHSGSYSQHMNHRYSYCKRETEERDSAEPEEMGPEVLSSEHVVVRASPSQIDSDERESLTREEEEYSEKEEEEDEEKDIEGLQEEKECRELQEVGDAEEEAAVEEEEGKTEGDKNDEAVNQASNAEPEVIQNNGQVSEENNE
- the ZEB1 gene encoding zinc finger E-box-binding homeobox 1 isoform X1, yielding MADGPRCKRRKQPNPRRNNVTNYNNVVEANSDSDDEDKLHIVEEESVTDAADCDASVPEDDLPTDHIVLPENSEREGSTNSCWEDEAGKERKEILGPEAQTDGIGCTVKEDECDSDAENEQNHDPNVEEFLKQEDTAVIYPEAPEEDQRQGTPEASGQDENGTPDAFSQLLTCPYCDRGYKRFTSLKEHIKYRHEKNEDNFSCSLCSYTFAYRTQLDRHMTSHKSGRDPRHVTQSSGNRKFKCTECGKAFKYKHHLKEHLRIHSGEKPYECPNCKKRFSHSGSYSSHISSKKCIGLMPVNGRARSGLKMSQCSSPSLSASPGSPARPQIRQKIENKPLQEQLPLNQIKTEPVDYEFKPIVVASGINCSTPLQNGVFSGGSPLQATSSPQGVVQAVVLPTVGLVSPISINLSDIQNVLKVAVDGNVIRQVLENNHANLASKEQETINNASIQQPGHSLISAISLPLVDQDGTTKIIINYSLEQPSQLQVVPQNLKKENSLPANSCKNEKLPQDLTVKSEKDKNFEGETNDSTCLLCDDCPGDLNALQELKHYETKSPPQLPQPSGAEAEKPESPVPSEAGENNLSPGQPPLKNLLSLLKAYYALNAQPSAEELSKIADSVNLPLDVVKKWFEKMQAGQISVQSSGPSSPEQVKLSSPADNDDQAATSTVSEPQNSTNNSQNPVSTTKSQTLPGTSTLNGSHSSTPSASPLNLSSSRNSQGYTYTAEGVQEEPQIEPLDLSLPKQHGELLERSTITSVYQNSVYSVQEEPLNLTCAKKEPQKDNSVTDSDPIVNVIPPSANPINIAIPTVTAQLPTIVAIADQNSVPCLRALAANKQTILIPQVAYTYSTTVSPAVHETPPKQTQANGNQDERQDTSSEGISNLEDQNDSDSTPPKKKMRKTENGMYACDLCDKIFQKSSSLLRHKYEHTGKRPHECGICTKAFKHKHHLIEHMRLHSGEKPYQCDKCGKRFSHSGSYSQHMNHRYSYCKRETEERDSAEPEEMGPEVLSSEHVVVRASPSQIDSDERESLTREEEEYSEKEEEEDEEKDIEGLQEEKECRELQEVGDAEEEAAVEEEEGKTEGDKNDEAVNQASNAEPEVIQNNGQVSEENNE